The following are encoded in a window of Arvicanthis niloticus isolate mArvNil1 chromosome 1, mArvNil1.pat.X, whole genome shotgun sequence genomic DNA:
- the Sf1 gene encoding LOW QUALITY PROTEIN: splicing factor 1 (The sequence of the model RefSeq protein was modified relative to this genomic sequence to represent the inferred CDS: inserted 1 base in 1 codon) — protein sequence MATGANATPLGKLGLPGLSPLPGPKGSFEPSLLALGRPPPVGSLGALTTALSLAAVLPPPPPALYPPQQPPPXPPLFQRGSPPRQDQQPGQPGGGGDFPSKKRKRSRWNQDTMEQKTVIPGMPTVIPPGLTREQERAYIVQLQIEDLTRKLRTGDLGIPPNPEDRSPSPEPIYNSEGKRLNTREFRTRKKLEEERHTLITEMVALNPDFKPPADYKPPATRVSDKVMIPQDEYPEINFVGLLIGPRGNTLKNIEKECNAKIMIRGKGSVKEGKVGRKDGQMLPGEDEPLHALVTANTMENVKKAVEQIRNILKQGIETPEDQNDLRKMQLRELARLNGTLREDDNRILRPWQSSETRSITNTTVCTKCGGAGHIASDCKFQRPGDPQSAQDKARMDKEYLSLMAELGEAPVPASVGSTSGPATTPLASAPRPAAPASNPPPPSLMSTTQSRPPWMNSGPSENRPYHGMHGGGPGGPGGGPHSFPHPLPSLTGGHGGHPMQHNPNGPPPPWMQPPPPPMNQGPHPPGHHGPPPMDQYLGSTPVGSGVYRLHQGKGMMPPPPMGMMPPPPPPPSGQPPPPPSGPLPPWQQQQQQPPPPPPPSSSMASSTPLPWQQNTTTTTTSAGTGSIPPWQQQQAAAAASPGTPQMQGNPTMVPLPPGVQPPLPPGAPPPPPPPPPGSAGMMYAPPPPPPPPMDPSNFVTMMGMGVAGMPPFGMPPAPPPPPPQN from the exons ATGGCGACCGGAGCGAACGCCACGCCGCTGGGTAAGCTCGGCCTGCCAGGCCTTTCCCCACTTCCTGGGCCCAAAGGCAGCTTCGAGCCGAGCCTGTTGGCGCTCGGACGGCCGCCGCCGGTGGGATCGCTGGGGGCCCTAACCACGGCCTTGTCCTTAGCGGCGGTACTGCCGCCGCCGCCCCCAGCCTTGTACCCGCCACAGCAGCCGCCCC CGCCGCCGCTCTTTCAGCGAGGGTCGCCTCCGCGCCAGGACCAGCAGCCGGGCCAGCCCGGTGGCGGCGGAG ATTTCCCaagtaagaagagaaagaggagccgATGGAACCAAGACACAATGGAACAGAAGACAGTGATTCCAGGCATGCCTACAGTTATCCCCCCTGGACTGACTCGGGAACAAGAAAGAGCTTATATAG TGCAACTACAGATAGAAGACCTGACTCGTAAACTGCGCACAGGAGACCTGGGCATCCCCCCTAACCCTGAGGACAG GTCCCCTTCCCCTGAGCCCATCTACAACAGCGAGGGGAAGCGTCTTAACACTCGAGAATTCCGTACCCGCAAAAAGCTTGAAGAGGAGCGGCACACCCTCATTACAGAGATGGTTGCTCTCAACCCAGACTTTAAGCCACCTGCAGATTACAA GCCTCCAGCAACACGTGTGAGTGATAAAGTAATGATCCCCCAAGACGAGTATCCAGAAATCAATTTTGTGGGGCTCCTAATTGGGCCCAG AGGGAACACCCTGAAGAACATTGAGAAGGAATGCAACGCCAAGATCATGATACGGGGGAAAGGATCAGTAAAAGAAGGGAAAGTTGGGCGTAAAGATGGTCAGATGTTGCCAGGGGAAGATGAACCTCTTCATGCTCTAGTCACTGCCAATACAATGGAGAATGTCAAAAAGGCAGTAGAACAG ATCAGAAACATCCTGAAGCAGGGTATTGAGACCCCAGAGGACCAGAATGACCTACGGAAAATGCAGCTTCGAGAGTTGGCTCGCTTGAATGGCACTCTTCGGGAAGATGATAATAG GATCTTAAGACCCTGGCAGAGCTCAGAGACACGCAGCATTACCAATACTACCGTGTGTACCAAGTGTGGAGGGGCTGGTCACATTGCTTCTGATTGCAAATTTCAGAG GCCTGGCGACCCTCAATCAGCTCAGGATAAAGCACGGATGGATAAAGAATATTTGTCCCTTATGGCTGAACTAGGGGAAGCTCCTGTCCCTGCATCTGTGGGCTCCACCTCTGGGCCTGCCACCACACCCCTGGCCAGTGCACCAAGACCTGCTGCTCCTGCCAGCAATCCACCACCACCG TCTCTCATGTCTACAACTCAGAGTCGCCCACCCTGGATGAATTCTGGTCCTTCAGAGAATCGGCCCTACCATGGCATGCATGGAGGTGGTCCTGGTGGTCCTGGAGGTGGCCCCCACAGCTTCCCACACCCATTACCCAGCCTGACAGGTGGGCATGGTGGACATCCCATGCAGCACAACCCAAATGGACCACCACCACCTTGGatgcagccaccaccaccaccgatgAACCAGGGACCCCACCCACCTGGGCACCATGGCCCTCCTCCAATGG ATCAGTACCTGGGAAGTACGCCTGTGGGCTCTGGGGTCTATCGCCTGCATCAAGGAAAAG GTATGATGCCGCCGCCGCCTATGGGCATGATGCCGCCGCCTCCGCCGCCTCCCAGTGGGCAGCCCCCGCCTCCTCCCTCTGGTCCTCTTCCTccatggcagcagcagcagcagcagcctccgCCACCCCCTCCGCCCAGCAGCAGTATGGCTTCCAGCACCCCCTTGCCATGGCAGCAAA ATACGACGACTACCACCACGAGCGCTGGCACAGGGTCCATCCCGCCATGGCAACAGCAGCAGGCGGCTGCCGCAGCTTCTCCAGGAACCCCTCAGATGCAAGGCAACCCCACTATGGTGCCCCTGCCCCCCGGGGTCCAGCCGCCTCTGCCGCCCGGGGCCCCTCCCCCTCCGCCGCCTCCGCCACCTGGTTCCGCCGGCATGATGTATGCCCCGCcccctcctcctccgcctcccaTGGACCCTTCTAACTTTGTCACCATGATGGGCATGGGGGTGGCGGGCATGCCGCCCTTCGGGATGCCTCCAGCTCCCCCACCGCCTCCACCACAGAACTAg